In Chryseobacterium turcicum, a single window of DNA contains:
- a CDS encoding DUF6759 domain-containing protein, whose amino-acid sequence MNKIFLILFLSIFSLGFSQKKKKSKSKVVAEKETVIIYTLEEAQTSAEARIIAGFIKQNPGHEKNDELKRKLITIIMADNSIEAKPTIKPISKDKIEKIVSNSELNKGKTIASNSKTTTPERTVSYASAGSSSKKSAPSEEGKKTASYLTHLFNNDPSDKEAYINIRNKSKCRLIVKISGKKYYNLDVPANGQNFIMVEKGDYVLTTSVCDAKYSSLKKINKDIEIQLDVAE is encoded by the coding sequence ATGAATAAAATATTTCTAATCTTATTTCTATCCATTTTCAGTTTGGGGTTTTCTCAAAAAAAGAAAAAAAGTAAGTCTAAAGTAGTTGCAGAAAAGGAAACTGTAATTATTTATACGCTAGAAGAGGCGCAGACAAGTGCAGAAGCAAGAATAATTGCAGGCTTTATTAAACAAAATCCTGGGCACGAAAAAAATGATGAACTTAAAAGAAAATTAATTACCATCATCATGGCAGATAACTCTATTGAAGCCAAACCTACGATTAAACCAATCAGCAAAGACAAAATTGAAAAAATTGTAAGCAACAGTGAGCTCAATAAAGGCAAAACGATAGCTTCTAATTCTAAAACAACAACTCCTGAAAGAACAGTTTCTTACGCTTCAGCAGGCAGTTCGAGTAAAAAATCGGCTCCTAGTGAAGAGGGAAAGAAAACGGCTTCTTATTTGACGCATCTTTTTAATAACGATCCAAGTGATAAAGAAGCTTACATTAATATCAGAAATAAATCAAAATGCAGATTGATTGTAAAAATAAGCGGAAAAAAATATTATAATCTTGATGTTCCCGCCAACGGACAAAATTTTATAATGGTAGAAAAAGGTGATTATGTTTTAACAACCTCGGTTTGTGATGCCAAATATTCTTCTCTGAAGAAAATAAATAAAGATATTGAGATACAGCTCGATGTAGCTGAGTAA
- the tsf gene encoding translation elongation factor Ts has translation MSYSPAAADVAKLRNQTGAGMMDCKKALVEAEGDFEKAVDILRKKGQKVAANRADRDSSEGAVIARVNEDNTLGVIISLNCETDFVAKNEAFIELAYEIAEMAIFAATKEELLATDFHGMTVAEKLIEQTGVIGEKIEIGAFERITGPFLGAYIHAGNKIAAITSLSAKVDGADEAAKSVSMQAAAMNPIALDETSVSQETIDKELEIERHKLTEEGKPANIIENILKGKMQRFYKDNTLVHQDFIKDSSISVADYVKSVNGDLKVTGFVRVSL, from the coding sequence ATGTCTTATTCACCAGCTGCTGCAGACGTAGCAAAATTAAGAAACCAAACAGGTGCAGGTATGATGGACTGCAAGAAAGCTCTAGTTGAAGCAGAAGGAGACTTCGAAAAAGCAGTTGACATCCTTAGAAAAAAAGGACAGAAAGTTGCAGCTAACAGAGCAGACAGAGATTCTTCTGAAGGTGCTGTAATCGCTAGAGTAAATGAAGATAACACGTTAGGTGTTATTATTTCTCTAAACTGCGAAACTGACTTTGTTGCTAAAAACGAAGCGTTTATCGAGTTAGCTTACGAAATTGCTGAAATGGCTATTTTCGCTGCTACTAAAGAAGAATTATTAGCTACAGATTTCCACGGAATGACTGTTGCTGAGAAATTAATCGAGCAAACTGGAGTTATCGGTGAGAAAATCGAGATTGGTGCATTCGAAAGAATTACAGGACCTTTCTTGGGAGCTTACATCCACGCTGGAAACAAAATCGCTGCAATCACTTCACTTTCTGCTAAAGTAGACGGTGCTGACGAGGCTGCTAAATCTGTTTCTATGCAAGCTGCTGCAATGAACCCTATCGCTCTTGACGAAACTTCTGTTTCTCAGGAAACGATTGATAAAGAATTGGAAATCGAAAGACACAAACTTACTGAAGAAGGTAAGCCTGCAAACATTATCGAGAATATCTTGAAAGGTAAAATGCAGAGATTCTACAAAGACAACACTTTGGTACACCAAGATTTCATTAAAGACAGCTCTATTTCAGTTGCTGACTATGTAAAATCTGTAAACGGAGATCTTAAAGTAACAGGATTTGTAAGAGTTAGCTTATAA
- a CDS encoding acetyl-CoA carboxylase carboxyltransferase subunit alpha, giving the protein MEYLSFELPIKELMDQYQTCSLVGEESGVDVKLACSQIEDKIRDTKKEIYGNLTPWQRVQLSRHPDRPYTLDYIKGMVDKGSFLELHGDRNFADDPALIGGLATLDGQRIMILGTQKGRTTKERQYRRFGMPNPEGYRKALRLMKLAEKFKIPVVTLVDTPGAYPGLEAEERGQGEAIARNIFEMTMLKTPIFTYIIGEGASGGALGIGVGNKVYMLENTWYTVIAPESCSSILWRNWDHKEDAANALNLTPADALREKFIDGIVEEPLGGAHYDPEVAYLNLKASILQNIKAFSKFTGKELETHRQDKFIAMGQFKG; this is encoded by the coding sequence ATGGAATATTTAAGTTTCGAACTTCCTATAAAAGAGCTGATGGATCAATATCAAACATGTTCTTTGGTAGGAGAAGAAAGTGGTGTTGATGTAAAATTAGCATGCAGTCAAATCGAAGATAAGATCAGAGATACCAAAAAAGAGATCTATGGAAATCTTACGCCTTGGCAAAGAGTACAGTTATCGCGTCATCCGGATCGCCCATATACTTTAGATTACATTAAAGGTATGGTAGATAAAGGAAGCTTCCTTGAGCTTCACGGTGATAGAAACTTCGCAGATGACCCAGCATTGATTGGTGGTTTGGCTACACTTGATGGCCAAAGAATCATGATTTTGGGAACCCAAAAAGGGAGAACAACCAAAGAAAGACAATACAGAAGATTCGGGATGCCAAATCCGGAAGGCTACAGAAAAGCTTTAAGACTAATGAAATTAGCTGAGAAGTTTAAAATTCCTGTAGTAACTTTAGTAGATACACCGGGAGCGTATCCTGGTTTGGAAGCTGAAGAGAGAGGACAAGGTGAAGCGATTGCAAGAAATATTTTTGAAATGACAATGCTTAAAACACCTATCTTCACTTACATCATTGGCGAAGGAGCAAGTGGTGGTGCATTAGGAATTGGTGTTGGTAACAAAGTGTATATGTTAGAAAACACTTGGTACACGGTAATTGCACCAGAAAGCTGTTCTTCAATTCTTTGGAGAAACTGGGACCATAAAGAAGATGCTGCAAATGCATTAAATCTTACTCCTGCAGATGCATTAAGAGAAAAATTTATCGACGGAATCGTAGAAGAACCACTTGGTGGAGCACATTACGATCCTGAAGTTGCTTATTTAAATTTAAAAGCTTCTATATTACAAAATATTAAAGCATTCTCTAAATTTACAGGAAAAGAGCTTGAAACGCACAGACAAGACAAGTTTATTGCCATGGGGCAATTTAAAGGATAA